Proteins found in one Neodiprion lecontei isolate iyNeoLeco1 chromosome 6, iyNeoLeco1.1, whole genome shotgun sequence genomic segment:
- the LOC107222741 gene encoding thioredoxin-like protein 4A isoform X1: MSYMLGHLHNGWQVDQAILSEEDRVVVSSRHHNLKIQSYKIVIRFGHDWDPMCMKMDEVLYNIAEKVKNFAVIYLVDITEVPDFNKMYELYDPCTVMFFFRNKHIMIDLGTGNNNKINWTLEDKQEMIDIIETVYRGARKGRGLVVSPKDYSTKYRY, encoded by the exons ATGTCGTATATGCTGGGTCACCTTCACAATGGATGGCAAGTGGATCAGGCAATTTTATCAGAAGAGGACCGAGTGGTCGTAAGTTCACGTCATCATAACCTAAAAATTCAGTCGTACAAAATC GTGATCAGATTTGGCCACGATTGGGATCCAATGTGTATGAAAATGGATGAAGTCCTCTACAATATTgcagaaaaagtaaaaaacttTGCAGTCATTTATCTAGTCGATATAACAGAGGTCCCAGACTTTAATAAAAT GTATGAGTTGTACGATCCATGCACGGTCATGTTCTTCTTCAGAAACAAGCATATAATGATTGATTTAGGCACtggaaacaataataaaatcaattggACTTTAGAAGACAAACAGGAAATGATCGATATCATCGAAACGGTTTATCGGGGCGCTAGAAAAGGCAGAGGTTTGGTTGTTTCGCCAAAAGATTATTCAACAAAGTATCGCTATTAA
- the LOC107222741 gene encoding thioredoxin-like protein 4A isoform X2 — MSYMLGHLHNGWQVDQAILSEEDRVVVIRFGHDWDPMCMKMDEVLYNIAEKVKNFAVIYLVDITEVPDFNKMYELYDPCTVMFFFRNKHIMIDLGTGNNNKINWTLEDKQEMIDIIETVYRGARKGRGLVVSPKDYSTKYRY; from the exons ATGTCGTATATGCTGGGTCACCTTCACAATGGATGGCAAGTGGATCAGGCAATTTTATCAGAAGAGGACCGAGTGGTC GTGATCAGATTTGGCCACGATTGGGATCCAATGTGTATGAAAATGGATGAAGTCCTCTACAATATTgcagaaaaagtaaaaaacttTGCAGTCATTTATCTAGTCGATATAACAGAGGTCCCAGACTTTAATAAAAT GTATGAGTTGTACGATCCATGCACGGTCATGTTCTTCTTCAGAAACAAGCATATAATGATTGATTTAGGCACtggaaacaataataaaatcaattggACTTTAGAAGACAAACAGGAAATGATCGATATCATCGAAACGGTTTATCGGGGCGCTAGAAAAGGCAGAGGTTTGGTTGTTTCGCCAAAAGATTATTCAACAAAGTATCGCTATTAA